The Drosophila simulans strain w501 chromosome 3R, Prin_Dsim_3.1, whole genome shotgun sequence genome contains the following window.
AAAACGTTAAACCAGTTGAAGAAATTTTAATGCACTGTTTAATCATCGAATAATGGAATACAAGAATACAAATGTTTGAATTGTTATTTAGCTAATCCAACACAAACCAAGACACATACATAAGATTAAAGTTAttaatgcatattaaattatacGATTAATTCAAGTTGCCACAAACTCTGTGCAGCTGCGTTCGGTATTACGTCAATAATCGTAGCGCAGGTTGTCCTACCCAACTGAGTTCCAATCCAAGTGTCAAAACCAGGCATACCTAAATCGGAATATCCGGAATCAAACCTCTAAACTAGTTACGTACAGCTATAATCTAATTTTAGTAATCTCACACGAGAAGTGACAAATCAAACTGCTTGGAATGACTTATCCTTGGAAGATATTGGTAAAGGATATGAATGTTTCTTAATAGAGGTCCTTTCATTCCAGATCCAACATTTTTTCTGCCAGAACACTCGGTATAATAAGAGCATTTACTTCGCGCTTATATGAGGTTTTTTAgtcacatatatattttatatagttaTTGTGCTATATACGATTTTAATTTGACCGCAAACGGTTTTAGACGCAAGTTACCGGTTAGACAATTACCTAAAACTGTCATAAGTGAAATAACGTTGTTTTAGCAATTAGTTCTGCCTAGTACATAAATGTGCCAAACCGGAAATCCGAAAGTGGAAATCCAAATACCGAAAGTATTATACAGATGTAATTTTACTGGGAGCAGAACGCAGAATGCGTTGACACCCTGTTAAGTTTTATAACCATTTGAAAACTCATATACCTATAGGTATAGGAGACTATATATGTTTTCTCTTTATGTTTACAAAAGGCGGAAAAAGATATTTATAGTTGTTAAAATTATTGCACCATGATTGGTACTAGACAATGTAAGGGTCGTACAATAATTTTACTAATTTAACCCAGatcaaaagtatttaaatcaaaacatCTATTTGTGTTTAGAATGAACGTACAATTAAATGTGCTCTAAAATTGGTTATTGCGAAAAAGATACCATCTACGTCAGTTAAATAATTCTTATATCCACTAACATGCAATCAAGTAATCTTTAGTTaggaaaaaatttaattttatccAACTtcctattatttattattatctgTATGCCTTTGCAGAGGGTATGTTAATTTCATCCAGGGGCTTGCAACGCAGTAAACTAaacatatatagtatgtataaGTATATAAGTCAAGTATATATACTTGATCAATACCAAATGCCGAGTAGATatagccatgtccgtccgtCCCTTTCTACGAAAACTAAACCTCCCAGTTTAAACCTATCTGCATGGAATATTCATCTTTGCAGGTAGTATATAAGTCGAAACAATTTCATCAATTGAAAAAATGCGAACAAAAATTTACCTTCGTTGTTTTTGATCGTAAAGTGGTTATTACTCTGTATACTTACATACATTTCTTTGTTAATGTAGATGTACTGCAAGGGTATATAGGCTTCGGCATGCCGAAGCTatctttttttctatttttgaaTCAAAACTTTGATGCTAAATTTATTTGTCTAGGAAAAGAAACCTACAGAAAATCTTAGCTACATTTTTAAGAATTAGAAGAAAACTCAacacaaaatgaaatcaaattgaggtttaagttaaattaaaatctttttCTCACATAAAACAAGATCACAAAAACGAAcagaaaaaatgttgaaagtaTAGTAACGAAAGCCAATGAAATGTACACGAGCAATCGATTTaacaaacattaaattaaaattatatagaaacaaacgtaataaataaaacttcaTTAATCAATAAAAGTGATCAAAGACTTTGATTATgtttatctaaataaatacatattgaTTTAGAGATTTTCTAAtaagtttgtttttgaatAACTGAAATAGTTTGTTAATCATTTGCTTAAGTTATTACTGTTAGTCTActttaatgttatttttttaaatacttagtTTTTgcacttgatatttacaaaaaatgcgtCCATTTTGCTCTTTCTGTTTTTAGCCGATGACTAAAATCATTGACTTTTTTATGAttgactttatttttatttcctgtttttgttttattgataGATGGGTACTATGGAATAAATGGAAACATGTCGCTGGACAGGCGTGGTGAAATCACCACTCCACCAACGCGGTACGACCTCACCTTAGGATCGGATAAGTCTTCGTCACTATCCCGATCTGAGGCTGGAACATATGACGTAATCCAGGCAGAAATCCAGCACGCTAAAAGACAGGAGCTAGCCACCGGCGTTGCCACCGCCTCGCACCAGAATgggaacggaaacggaaatgggcATACCCTGAGCACACAACACGATATTGAGGCAGAAGTGAAAAAGCGGAAATGGCCCACCGAGCCCAGctactttttggccaaggagCTGTTGATGACGGAACGTACGTACAAGAAGGATCTCGATGTGCTGAATACAACCTTCCGACAGGTTCTGAGTCTCGGGGatgtggagcagctgcagcctcTGTTCGAGCTGCTCGACTCCCTGGCTCAGCACCACAATCTCTTCCTGCGCGACATCGAACACCGCATGGTGCAGTGGGAGGGACGTGGAGGCCACGAAGACCACCGCATCGGAGACGTCATGATGAAGCACATGGCGGCTCTGCCCATCTACGATGAGTACGTGCAGACACACCTGGACATCCTGCACTGTATGAACGACATGTACGAAGGCGATGAACGCTTCCGTCAGGTGTACAAGGAGTTTGAGCAGCAAAAGGTTTGCTATCTACCCATCGGTGAGCTTCTACTGAAGCCCCTCAACCGCCTGCTGCACTACCAACTGATCTTAGAGCGGCTCTGCGACTACTATGGGGAAGAGCACATCGACTATGCCGATGCTATGGCGGTGCACCACTTGCTCGTTCGCAGCACCAAGGGGATTAGGTCCCAGCTTCCCGACTCGGCAAACTTTGTGGAGCTGTGTGAACTGCAACGCGACATCAACTTCGAGCAGTTGGTTCAGCCCCATCGCCGCCTCATCCGCCAGGGATGCCTTCTGAAGCACTCAAAGCGCGGTCTGCAGCAGAGGATGTTCTTCTTGTTCTCCGACCTGCTGCTCTACGGTTCGAAGTCCCCGCTGGACCAGAGCTTCCGCATTTTAGGACACGTTCCTGTGCGTTCTTTACTAACCGAGAACGCCGAGCACAACACCTTCTCCATCTTCGGCGGACAGTGTGCCATCACAGTGAGTGCGGGCACCACTGCTGAAAAGACCCTTTGGCTGGCCGAGCTCTCCAAGGCGGCCGCGGATATCAAAAACCGACCGCCCAACATGCAACTGCAGCTAACGACGCTCAAGAACTGCAGTGAGTatacgttttgttttgtttctaatgaaagtttattttgcactaaagtatatattttatatttaccatAAAAGTATTGCATAGCTTTAAGAACCAAACCACCGCGAATAGTTAACATTCAATTAGTACTTATAAACCAAAAGCTTTGATCGAGCGGCTAAACTATTAGACTCAACAAGTAAAAAACGTTTAACTTTAACATTACCTTTTGTTaaacttttcccttttttctccattttgtttttttttttttgtgctggcAAGAAAAGCACGCTGCATGGCCGCGTAAGCAAGATGATGCACCCAAATCCCAAAAACCTTCGCCGACAAAGCACCCAGTAATCTTATTTCCACTTTATTTTCAGGCTCCTCGGAGGAGGGTCTGGACCTATTCGGTCTGAGCAACGGGAACAACAGCAGCCTGAACAGCAGTGTGAACGGCGGCGGTCCGCTGACTCCGCAGCAACAgaagttgcagctgcagcaacagcagcaaaacagGACGCAGCCATCCCGAAGCAACACGGCTCTGCACGTCTGTTGGCATCGTGGCGCCACCGTAGGACTGGGCGATCACCTGATAGCCGCCGAGCACCAGTTGTCCGGTTATCTGCTGCGAAAGTTCAAGAATAGCTCCGGCTGGCAGAAGCTCTGGGTGGTGTTCACGTCCTTTTGTCTGTACTTTTACAAGAGCTACCAGGACGAGTTCGCCCTGGCTAGTCTGCCGCTATTGGGTTACACGGTGGGTCCTCCTGGTCACCAAGACGCCGTTCAGAAGGAGTTCGTCTTCAAGCTGTCCTTTAAGAACCACGTGTACTTCTTCCGCGCGGAAAGTGCCCACACCTACAACAGGTAAGGCTGAGATTCTAGGAAAGTGCATATATTAAAATCTGCTAAACTGCCTAAAAACTAATATATTATActaaacaaaagaaagaaaggcGTTTTCGACCCTTTAaagaacatacatatgtacattctTGATTAGGATTACttgccgagtcgatctggacCTGTGTCCGGccagatatgtacatatgtgtctCTCCACCCTTATGAACATTAAGATATAGTACGCATATTATATGTTTGCACATGCTAGGGACGTtgatttctttcattttaatatgTGTTCTAAAAAGTGCTCCCACTAGCTGAGCAACCCTTGGCTTACCTTTTAATAactttcaattttgttttcatagaTGGCTGGAGGTACTGCGCAGCACAACCCAAACCCAGGACTTCAAGAACGTACACAGCCATGCTGTGTTGGGCAACTAACAGAACTCCGTGTTTCCAGGCTAGACGCGTTGGTCCCACATATTTGTGCAATTCCATAATGGAGGCACTCAAAAAATCAGACGCATAGATAGACACGCCTTTTAGTATTCTATTTTTATACACCGTATACAACACAAccaatatttccattttatgtATGTCTACTTTATCTCCAACATTACTTTCTCGATGTGTTCTATGTCCTATTATGTCCGGTTTATAGTGAATGTGTATATAATGACTTTGTCGGTGTGCTcgtctttgtttttttggggaaaattttatattttcctgCAAGTGTACCAATTTGTgtttatagctggctttaagtGTTTTAGATTTCCAAAGCAGTCgtattcattttttaattgagttttattGTGGaagaaatgtataaaaaaaacttgattccaaaatcaaataaaaatattataaaaggcatgtgtaattgaaattgtattttctaacataaattataaaatgtataatcaTAAGCTTAAGTcattacatttaataaatatcaaaaattaataCACCCGAAACAACAAACCTTATGTGCATTACAATCAACAATATACATAataatgtgtttttaattcgGAATGGGGTTGTGTGTGAGCAGtacaaatgaattaatttaatgaaacaacaaaaaaggtCAATTGAAAAGTCGCCGGCCTACCATAGTAAAAAACTCGGAAAAAATCCAAAGAAATTCGAAGCCCATTTCATGGGTTTTTGTCATCGTTTTCACCCACTTGTAACACGGGCGATTTCGTCCTTCAAACTGTCTAAGAATTCTATGTAATATGCTCTATTGATGGTCATTCCATGCTGAAATGCTTCCTTCTTCAggctttaaacattttaaaccATATAAAACGCTATTGTCGAGTAtcttgactatcagatacccattactcagctagacaaataatataataaaaataaatcaaaatgattTTCAAAAGTGGGAGGCGTCGCAGTTTTGGgctgtttgtgggcgttagaaaGGGTGTGACAAAAATGTGTTTGGTTCTTTATAGAAATTGCCGAGACTAACAATAAAACGGGCGTAAAAGCCTTTGGCGGctcgtgggcgtggcaaacatCTTTTCAAATGGATAGAAATGTACAGGACTTTAACAGCTGGAATTGCTGCTGGGGCTCCCCAACAACTAACAGAAGAGGAAAAACTCTTGGGAGATTTATACCACGGCTTCATTATCCTGAATAATGGGCAGACAACCCACTTTTCCAAGAATCACAGAACATAAGCAAAATCGTCCTTCAAGGCGCATACAAAAGCTTCCCACAAACAAAACCTACAAAACCCCACCACAATGTCCCTTGGTGGAATAAAAAGATCAGGAATCATAATAAGAAGGCCTAACGCACCTTCAATGGAAACATGAACGCCCAATTAGAAGAGAAATCAAATCCAGTTTAAGGAGTTTAAGGAGGGGAGTGTCCAAAgtgtattttgttttaccgatagaaattggcaagactaaaaataaaacgaagaaaaaacaaaacattttatatatttaaagtgtgttccaaaaatgaaataaaatttatgaaaattgagGAACATTTTAAACAGTACATTGCTCACGCTTCACGCTTTCACACTTCTTAGGATCCTACAGCGCAAGTCTGCTAATGCAGATAACTTGCATGGGGAAAATACACGACACCATAGTGACATTATAATTCCCAACTAGTTCTAGTTGCACCCTCATGGAAACCCCTATGCTGAGCTGAGGAAAGCATACTTACCTGGCGTAGAGGTTAACCGTGATCACGAAGGCGGTTCCTCCGGAGTGAGGCTTGGCCATTGCACCTCGGCTGAGTTGACCTCTGCGATTATTCCTAATGTGAATAACTCGTGCGTGTAATTTTTGTTAGCCGGGAATGGCGTTCGCGCCGTCCCGACAttcgtaaataaatatgtggaaAAGAAATCTCTTTTCCTTCTCAAATGAAGCGTCTAGGTAGTGAAAATAGGCCGTTTgatgatttttgattttagcaattaatttattttatacgcGTTTCCAACTACATcaagtattatatatattcttgatcaggatcaagaGCAGAGTCGATCTAGCaatgtccgtttgtccgtatgaacgtcgagatctcaggaactataaaaactaagaggttgagattcagcatacagattctaaagacccatgttgccacgcctaacgcccacaaaattgccacgcccacagttTTGAAAAACGTGTTTctgttcgcattcacactagctgagtaacgggcaTTTGATAGTCAGGACGCTCGACTATAAGATATGTTTTAAGATctttttgttctgtttttacaaaaataaataatcgagGCAGTCAGTCCAGGAGAGTACGGGCGCGAGTCGCGCAGTCAGGACGCGGTCGCGCAGTCAAACAGTCGGAACAGAGTTCGAAGGTGAGGCAAACTTTATCAGTTCTGTTTTCGATGGTGTTTTGTAAAAGAACCTGAGTATCTTCTCTTCTTTGATAACTTTTTGAGGAGCTTCCTGAATACACTATGCCTTTAGTGGAGTTGAACCTGTTGTGCTCGGACACGCTTACTGTGAAAATGTTGACTTAAATTGACTTCAAGtacattcattcattaaatCTTTCGCGCCAAGCAGCTACCACTTTTAGCCGCCGTTTACAGAAGTTAACATTCGAATACTATTTCAATTGTCTCTTTTATTTCGATCTGTACTCTAGCTTGGTTCAACAGCGACTGACTGCCGCGCTCTCTGCAGAGTGGCGAGTCGATCAGTCGATAAGTTTCTCgataatatttgtatgtatgtatatagtaaGGATGGGTGTATGAATGTATAAGCTTATGACTAGATTGGCTATGTATAGTTAGGTATGTATGACTAGGAATGTATGACTAAGAGTAAAGGAAGAGGGTAGAAGGAGCAGCCTACTACACACTCTTCATCGGACTGgcagaaatggaaaagaaCCATCCCAACCCAATTCTTCTTCTGCCCCGTTATATGAGCGGGGTCTTTTCTCAGTGTAAAGTTGGATGAAAACACCTCATAACTGCCATTTGCCACGCTATGTACTCTCTAGGTTCCACTGTGTCTTGGCTGCGGCAATTGATTTAGTTAGATCTTAAGCGTTTACAATCGACTCTTAATCTTGTTTTCTGTTGAATGCGAATTGCTGTTCCTTTAGCTATAAACCCTCCACTTTCTGGCACTTTGTGTTGGATGGATTGCGGAGATGATGATGCTCTGAGCATCATGTTAACCttatatatgaaaaaattaCTATATAGCAGCATATTGTTTTATTAACTATGAACCAACTAAAGCAGAAGAGACAGTAATCCCAATTCAATTCACAGTAATAGTAAATCAAAGGATGAGGATTCCATTCAGACAATGTGGAAATTCAAATAACCTTACTCAGTCTTGTGTAAGCTCTCAGCCTGAAAGCACCCACGTACGCATCAAATTCTAAGCAACGAAAAATAAagacaaagcaaaacaaaacaaaaaaagagattGTTATCTGTTGACACCGTTATGTCACCTAAAGCAGTCAGAAAGAAGTTGAAAAAACAACACACGGGGCAGCAGTCCTATGTCAATGCAAACTATTATTCTCCGCTTCAAACTCAGTTGAGCAAagaagaaaatgaaaacactgATAAGATCACCAAAAACAAAGTTTACATTTCTCCAATAACTGTGCTTAAATGCTCAGTGGAGCAACTGCATAACttttgcaaatcaattaattgCTCCAAATACTCTATTAAAAAATGTCTATTGGAATTAAACTTTTCTGTATGGACATAAAAGACTATGAATCCTTCATTAAAGGGGAAATTTGAATTACTCTCCTACGctgataaaaatgttaaacCCTACAAGGTGCTACTTTTTGGACTTGATGATATGGACCCTAGTTCTCTAAAAACTGATATCATTGGTTTAGGCCTACAATGCCTCGATGTTAAGCGCGTAAAGCGAACGCGACCCAATAACTCAGTTGTAATCTTTTATGTGATctatttcacaaaaaaatcaGTTTCGCTTAATGAGCTCAGAAAATCATACTCCgtcataaattatgtttaagtAAAATGGGAATATCAAAGGAGAAATAGCAACCAAATCACCCAATGCTACAATTGTCAGATGTTTGGACATGGATCAAGCCAATGCGCAGTCAAATCATACTGTTCAATCTGTCAGGAAACCACAAAACTACTGAATGCCCGGAAGGAGCTGCTGTCAAATGTGCCAATTGTAATGGCCCGCACAAATCTAACGACCCCGGCTGCCCTAGCAGGTTAAGTTATGTTAATGTTAGATCTCAATTCCAGTCAAATCGAGTAAGACCAAAAGCTAACTTTATTTCTAAGCCTCCGCAGCTGGactataataaaaattttccaaacACTCTTAATCAATCTATTTTAAATCCAAACGCCACCTGGGTTAAACCAAATGTAATGTCAAATACGGGTGAAGAGCTTTTCTCTTTAGAGGAAATTAAGTTCTTAAAATTTGAAGTTTTTTTAGAAGTTTAAGAAACTGCAAATCCAAGGCAGATCAATTTGAAGTGATAACCTCACTGGCTTGCAAATTTCTAACATAATTCtgcaaataagcaaatattttcaaatgatATTCGACTATTGTGTACACATTCGGGAAACTTTGTGTTAGAAGGCGACTTTAATTGCAGGCATAGACTTTGGGGTTGTAACCGAGCCAACGCTTGGGGTTCAATACTAAATGAGTTTTTAATGTCACGTGGCTTGTCAGTTCATTTTCCTGACCAACACTCCTATTTGCCAGCGAGTAGTAGAAGTCAATCCTCTACacttgatatttttataacaaataGCTTCCAATCATTAAACTATACTATAGCAGTCAATGATCTGGGCTCAGATCACCTCCCAGTCCAAACTTCTCTTCAATCAAACTTCACcagaatcaaaaaatatttttttgatattaCAAACGCAAATTGGATTATTTTTGGTAGAGTTATCAACCAATTAATTCCAGAATGCgaatccatttccattcaaaCACAAGCTGACATAGACAGGTTAATAACACATTTCAACTCAG
Protein-coding sequences here:
- the LOC6726749 gene encoding FERM, ARHGEF and pleckstrin domain-containing protein 2 isoform X3 — its product is MSLADMGTASRSAGGGGGGGRHYDLATGGAGGGGHPVGGGLPGGRMTHSLSTPSGVDGTPSTPRHRGGKKLTVRIQMLDDSITMFQVQAKALGRVLFEQVCRQLNLLEADYFGLEYQEVSTHTKYWLDLEKPMNRQVGLSLIDPVLRFCIKFYTPDPAQLEEEYTRYLFCLQIKRDLATGSLQCNDNTAALMASYIVQASCGDFVPEDYPDHTYLSSYRFVPHQDATMQRKIMENHKKHVGQSPAEADLNLLETARRCELYGMKMHPAKDVEGVPLNLAVAHMGITVFQNITRINTFSWAKIRKISFKRKRFLVKLHPEGYGYYKDTVEFFFEGRNECKNFWKKCVENHGFFRCTAVQNTPRRKTRVLSRGSSFRYSGKTQKQIIEFVRENYVKRQNFQRSQSFRQGPLNASSRSQSHTYVNSSISANPLLPIDTAAWDYRNQCSDSMTPSLTKKAADTLDRRRDNPIDHMRSQVTAAQVEIYQTKNYAADSPTSQEEAECSAAGAERQHHSAVAMDQLNSNRSLSPQGPQSWTSPSHSSHHQQRGPDPARVHPGDHNTDGYYGINGNMSLDRRGEITTPPTRYDLTLGSDKSSSLSRSEAGTYDVIQAEIQHAKRQELATGVATASHQNGNGNGNGHTLSTQHDIEAEVKKRKWPTEPSYFLAKELLMTERTYKKDLDVLNTTFRQVLSLGDVEQLQPLFELLDSLAQHHNLFLRDIEHRMVQWEGRGGHEDHRIGDVMMKHMAALPIYDEYVQTHLDILHCMNDMYEGDERFRQVYKEFEQQKVCYLPIGELLLKPLNRLLHYQLILERLCDYYGEEHIDYADAMAVHHLLVRSTKGIRSQLPDSANFVELCELQRDINFEQLVQPHRRLIRQGCLLKHSKRGLQQRMFFLFSDLLLYGSKSPLDQSFRILGHVPVRSLLTENAEHNTFSIFGGQCAITVSAGTTAEKTLWLAELSKAAADIKNRPPNMQLQLTTLKNCSSSEEGLDLFGLSNGNNSSLNSSVNGGGPLTPQQQKLQLQQQQQNRTQPSRSNTALHVCWHRGATVGLGDHLIAAEHQLSGYLLRKFKNSSGWQKLWVVFTSFCLYFYKSYQDEFALASLPLLGYTVGPPGHQDAVQKEFVFKLSFKNHVYFFRAESAHTYNRWLEVLRSTTQTQDFKNVHSHAVLGN